A region from the Halosolutus gelatinilyticus genome encodes:
- a CDS encoding CBS domain-containing protein has translation MSTPLETISKRATIADAATVMRDNEISALVVTTDPPSIITSTDIVAAAADGRDPTEVQVAEVMTESVETVPPDLYLEEIAAMMVNFGIKHLPVVDEDDEYIGMISSTDVTAQLS, from the coding sequence ATGTCGACGCCGCTGGAGACGATCTCGAAGCGTGCGACGATCGCGGACGCCGCGACGGTGATGCGCGACAACGAAATCAGCGCGCTCGTCGTGACGACGGATCCGCCGTCGATCATCACCAGCACCGACATCGTGGCCGCTGCCGCCGACGGGCGCGACCCGACCGAGGTGCAGGTCGCCGAGGTGATGACCGAATCCGTCGAGACCGTGCCGCCGGACCTCTATCTGGAGGAGATCGCGGCGATGATGGTCAACTTCGGCATCAAACACCTCCCCGTCGTCGACGAGGACGACGAGTATATCGGAATGATCTCCTCGACCGACGTCACCGCGCAACTCTCCTGA
- a CDS encoding MBL fold metallo-hydrolase yields the protein MRVTFLGTGSAMPTGERFQTGILVQEDGRSVLIDCGSGVLHRLQQSGVGYENVSTVLLTHHHLDHVADLLPLVKARWLAGEEHLEVLGPQGTKALLDDLLSVYEYMQGKIDLQVREVVPGEFSIADFDVSAYETRHSLPCLAYRFDDRFTFSGDSEAFAGLANFADGSAILAHDCSFPDDVDVSNHPTPDALGRELAGRDIGRVYLTHLYPHTDGRREEMRESIGAHYDGDVRFAEDLTTVSIE from the coding sequence ATGCGCGTTACCTTTCTCGGAACCGGCAGCGCGATGCCGACCGGCGAGCGGTTCCAGACCGGGATCCTCGTCCAGGAAGACGGCCGATCGGTGCTGATCGACTGCGGGTCGGGCGTGCTCCACCGGCTCCAGCAGTCCGGCGTCGGCTACGAGAACGTCTCGACGGTCCTGCTGACCCACCATCATCTGGACCACGTCGCCGACCTGTTGCCGCTGGTGAAAGCCCGCTGGCTCGCCGGCGAGGAGCACCTCGAAGTCCTCGGTCCGCAGGGAACGAAGGCCCTGCTCGACGACCTGCTGTCCGTGTACGAGTACATGCAGGGGAAGATCGATCTGCAGGTGCGGGAAGTCGTCCCCGGCGAGTTCTCGATCGCGGACTTCGACGTTTCGGCCTACGAGACCCGCCACTCGCTGCCCTGTCTCGCCTACCGCTTCGACGATCGGTTCACCTTCAGCGGCGACAGCGAGGCGTTCGCCGGACTGGCGAACTTCGCTGACGGCTCCGCGATTCTGGCTCACGACTGCTCGTTTCCGGACGACGTCGACGTCTCGAACCATCCGACGCCCGACGCCCTCGGTAGGGAACTCGCCGGCCGCGATATCGGACGCGTCTACCTGACTCACCTCTATCCGCACACCGACGGCCGCCGCGAGGAGATGCGCGAGTCGATCGGCGCCCACTACGACGGCGACGTGCGGTTCGCCGAGGACCTGACGACGGTCTCGATCGAGTGA
- a CDS encoding nitrite/sulfite reductase — MVSDVEKWKDELYGTDIRAEVERFAEEGWESIPEDERDAWFERFKWYGLYHQRAGQESYFMMRIGPPGGRLEPGQFRRVVEIADEFSRGPVENPEFGNGWLDVTTRQAIQLHWIRLEDVPEIWDRLEDVGLSTVQACGDSWRNIVGCPVAGKDKHEHVDAGALANELNDAYKKNEAHSNLPRKWKVSVTGCDEGCGQGDINDLAFEPAEKEVDGETVTGYNVRVGGGLSRNEPRFARNIDVFATPEQAVEVAGGISALFRDHGDRDNRYNARIKFLVDEWGPETVREVLQEDYVDFELETAGEDLRDSYSYNAGEADGKHDHVGVHEQVDGDYYVGLNVLVGRIGIDDAYGLADAAEAYGSGEVRLTQRQNIVFTDVLEETLDDLRAEPVLGEYSPDPHPFQRGSIACTGTEFCSLSIVETKNRMVRYSRWLKENVELPDGVENFHIHLSGCTASCAQPQIADVSLRGMKTRKNGEPVEALDIGLGGGLGENPQFASWVGERVPADEVPGAIKNLLENFAEAREGTESFREFVAARDDDELAELIEPEETDYEDPYMHNTKRTWYPYAEDDGLDASPAPARADGTPIPSDD, encoded by the coding sequence ATGGTCAGCGACGTCGAGAAGTGGAAAGACGAACTCTACGGAACCGATATCCGCGCCGAAGTCGAGCGCTTCGCCGAGGAGGGATGGGAGTCCATCCCCGAGGACGAGCGCGACGCCTGGTTCGAGCGCTTCAAGTGGTACGGCCTGTACCACCAGCGCGCCGGCCAGGAATCGTACTTCATGATGCGGATCGGCCCGCCGGGCGGACGTCTAGAACCCGGTCAGTTCCGGCGCGTCGTCGAGATCGCGGACGAGTTCTCCCGCGGCCCCGTCGAAAACCCCGAGTTCGGCAACGGCTGGCTCGACGTGACGACCCGCCAGGCGATCCAGCTGCACTGGATCCGGCTCGAAGACGTCCCCGAAATCTGGGATCGGCTCGAGGACGTCGGGCTCTCGACGGTCCAGGCCTGCGGTGACTCCTGGCGCAACATCGTCGGCTGTCCGGTCGCCGGCAAGGACAAACACGAGCACGTCGACGCCGGCGCCCTCGCGAACGAACTCAACGACGCGTACAAGAAGAACGAGGCGCACTCGAACCTCCCGCGCAAGTGGAAAGTGTCCGTCACGGGCTGCGACGAGGGCTGCGGCCAGGGCGACATCAACGACCTCGCGTTCGAACCCGCCGAGAAGGAGGTAGACGGCGAGACCGTCACGGGCTACAACGTCCGCGTCGGCGGCGGCCTCTCGCGCAACGAGCCCCGTTTCGCGCGTAACATCGACGTCTTCGCCACGCCCGAGCAGGCCGTCGAGGTCGCCGGCGGCATCTCGGCGCTGTTCCGCGATCACGGCGATCGGGACAACCGATACAACGCCCGGATCAAGTTCCTCGTCGACGAGTGGGGTCCGGAGACGGTCCGCGAGGTCCTCCAGGAGGACTACGTCGACTTCGAACTCGAAACGGCGGGCGAGGACCTGCGCGACTCTTACTCGTACAACGCGGGCGAAGCCGACGGCAAGCACGACCACGTCGGCGTCCACGAGCAGGTCGACGGCGACTACTACGTCGGGCTGAACGTCCTCGTCGGCCGGATCGGCATCGACGACGCCTACGGCCTCGCCGACGCGGCCGAGGCGTACGGCTCCGGCGAGGTCCGCCTGACCCAGCGCCAGAACATCGTCTTCACCGACGTCCTCGAAGAGACCCTCGACGACCTCCGCGCCGAACCCGTCCTCGGCGAGTACAGCCCCGATCCGCACCCGTTCCAGCGCGGCTCGATCGCCTGTACCGGCACCGAGTTCTGCTCGCTCTCGATCGTCGAGACGAAAAATCGGATGGTTCGGTACTCGCGGTGGCTCAAAGAGAACGTCGAGCTTCCTGACGGCGTGGAGAACTTCCACATCCACCTCTCGGGCTGCACCGCCTCCTGCGCCCAGCCCCAGATCGCCGACGTCTCCCTGCGCGGGATGAAGACGCGCAAGAACGGCGAACCCGTCGAGGCGCTCGATATCGGCCTCGGCGGGGGTCTCGGCGAGAATCCGCAGTTCGCCTCCTGGGTTGGCGAGCGCGTCCCCGCCGACGAGGTGCCCGGCGCGATCAAGAATCTGCTCGAGAACTTCGCCGAGGCGCGCGAGGGGACGGAGAGCTTCCGGGAGTTCGTCGCCGCCCGCGACGACGACGAGCTCGCCGAGCTGATCGAGCCCGAGGAGACGGACTACGAGGACCCCTACATGCACAACACGAAGCGCACCTGGTACCCCTACGCCGAGGACGACGGCCTCGACGCGAGCCCCGCACCCGCGCGGGCCGACGGGACGCCGATTCCGTCGGACGACTGA
- the rqcH gene encoding ribosome rescue protein RqcH: MDPKRELTSVDLAALVRELGVYEGAKVDKAYLYGDDLVRLKMRDFDRGRVELLLEVGEVKRAHTVAPERVPDAPGRPPQFAMMLRNRLSGADFVGVEQYEFDRILEFVFDREDGTTRIIVELFGQGNVAVTDGEYEVIDSLETVRLKSRTVAPGSRYEFPESRTNPLTVSREQFDREMDQSDTDVVRTLATQLNFGGLYAEELCTRAGVEKTIDIDDATDDDYRRIYEAIERLALDVRNGNFDPRIYREPADGDESDGEGSSDDGEGEDARVVDVTPFPLEERGKMIADPADSFLAALDDYFFEFSLEDESEPDPTEQKPDFEAEIAKHRRIIEQQEGAIEGFEQQAEAQRDRAELLYANYGLVDEILSTVQQARAQDRPWDEIEERFEEGKERGIEAAEAVVDVDGSEGTVTVEIDGERIDLFARDGVEQNADRLYNEAKRIEEKKEGALAAIEDTREDLEGAKRRKEQWEAEDAAADADDDEDESDDRDWLSMPSVPIRENEPWYDRFRWFHTSDGYLVIGGRNADQNEELVKKYLEPGDKVLHTQAHGGPVTVLKATDPSEASSHDIELPESSVEEAAQFAVSYASVWKDGRYAGDVYAVDSDQVSKTPESGEYLEKGGFAVRGDRTYYDDTPVGVTVGIQCEPWTRVIGGPPSAIEGQAETTIAVEPGRYAQADTAKRIYRRFRERFEDETFVRKIASPDRIQYFLPPGGSRIADD, from the coding sequence ATGGATCCGAAGCGGGAACTCACCAGCGTCGATCTCGCCGCCCTCGTTCGGGAACTCGGTGTCTACGAGGGTGCGAAGGTCGACAAGGCCTATCTCTACGGCGACGATCTCGTCCGCCTCAAAATGCGGGACTTCGATCGGGGCCGGGTCGAACTGCTCCTCGAAGTCGGCGAGGTCAAACGCGCCCACACGGTCGCCCCCGAGCGCGTCCCCGACGCCCCCGGACGGCCGCCGCAGTTCGCGATGATGCTCCGGAATCGGCTGTCGGGGGCGGACTTCGTCGGCGTCGAACAGTACGAGTTCGATCGCATCCTCGAGTTCGTGTTTGACCGCGAAGACGGCACGACGAGGATCATCGTCGAACTGTTCGGGCAGGGGAACGTCGCCGTCACGGACGGCGAGTACGAGGTGATCGACTCCCTCGAAACGGTTCGGCTCAAGTCCCGCACCGTCGCGCCCGGCTCGCGCTACGAGTTCCCGGAGTCACGGACGAACCCGCTGACGGTCTCCCGCGAGCAGTTCGATCGCGAGATGGACCAGTCCGATACGGACGTCGTTCGGACGCTCGCGACGCAGTTGAACTTCGGCGGCCTCTACGCCGAGGAACTGTGCACCCGCGCCGGCGTCGAGAAGACGATCGACATCGACGACGCCACCGACGACGACTACCGTCGCATCTACGAGGCGATCGAACGGCTCGCGCTCGACGTCCGCAACGGGAACTTCGATCCTCGAATCTACCGCGAACCCGCGGACGGCGACGAGAGCGACGGCGAGGGGAGCAGCGACGACGGCGAGGGAGAGGACGCGCGGGTCGTCGACGTCACACCGTTCCCGCTGGAGGAACGCGGGAAGATGATCGCCGACCCGGCCGACAGCTTCCTCGCCGCGCTGGACGACTACTTCTTCGAGTTCTCGCTCGAGGACGAGTCCGAGCCCGATCCGACCGAACAGAAGCCGGACTTCGAGGCCGAGATCGCGAAACACCGGCGGATCATCGAGCAACAGGAGGGCGCGATCGAGGGGTTCGAACAGCAGGCCGAGGCCCAGCGCGATCGGGCCGAACTGTTGTACGCGAACTACGGTCTCGTCGACGAGATTCTCTCGACGGTCCAGCAGGCCCGCGCGCAGGATCGGCCGTGGGACGAAATCGAGGAGCGCTTCGAGGAGGGCAAAGAGCGCGGCATCGAGGCTGCCGAGGCGGTCGTCGACGTCGACGGCAGCGAGGGGACCGTGACGGTCGAAATCGACGGCGAGCGGATCGACCTGTTCGCCCGCGACGGCGTCGAGCAGAACGCCGATCGGCTCTACAACGAAGCGAAACGGATCGAAGAGAAAAAAGAGGGCGCGCTCGCTGCGATCGAAGACACCCGCGAGGACTTAGAAGGGGCCAAGCGCCGCAAGGAGCAGTGGGAAGCCGAGGATGCGGCGGCCGACGCAGACGACGACGAAGACGAGAGCGACGATCGCGACTGGCTCTCGATGCCCTCCGTCCCGATCCGCGAGAACGAACCGTGGTACGATCGGTTCCGATGGTTCCACACCAGCGACGGCTACCTCGTGATCGGCGGGCGCAACGCCGACCAGAACGAGGAACTCGTCAAGAAGTACCTCGAACCCGGCGACAAGGTGCTCCACACGCAGGCCCACGGCGGCCCCGTCACGGTCCTCAAGGCGACGGATCCCAGCGAGGCCTCGTCGCACGACATCGAACTCCCCGAGTCGAGCGTCGAGGAGGCCGCCCAGTTCGCCGTCTCCTACGCGTCGGTCTGGAAGGACGGCCGCTACGCGGGCGACGTCTACGCCGTCGACTCGGACCAGGTCTCGAAGACCCCCGAGAGCGGCGAGTACCTGGAGAAGGGGGGCTTTGCGGTTCGGGGCGATCGAACCTACTACGACGACACGCCGGTCGGCGTCACGGTCGGCATCCAGTGCGAGCCGTGGACCCGCGTGATCGGCGGCCCGCCGTCGGCGATCGAGGGCCAGGCGGAGACGACGATCGCGGTCGAACCCGGCCGCTACGCCCAGGCCGACACGGCGAAGCGGATCTACCGGCGCTTCCGCGAGCGGTTCGAAGACGAGACGTTCGTCCGCAAGATCGCCAGCCCCGATCGAATTCAATACTTCCTGCCGCCGGGCGGAAGCCGGATCGCGGACGACTGA
- a CDS encoding cytochrome c biogenesis protein CcdA — MTSTAAALLEFFLLGLATPLTATCVIPLYPSFVAYLVSASEGDRRPSEALLGLLVVAGVLAFVTVVGLLWTVVLGAGVADAVDLLSPIAFAVLAVVGAVLVVAPNGFARFPTIEPPHSRYPTLSAFGYGFFFGAIVIPCNPGLIALFFGRSTVVFPGFDSGLEVMLGFLAFGLGIGAPLLAFAVLSQSLGRRLTRTLARYGSPLNRLVGVVLVVVSVYYLVFVFAVLPGTT; from the coding sequence GTGACCTCGACCGCCGCCGCGCTACTCGAGTTCTTCCTGCTCGGCCTCGCGACGCCGCTGACGGCGACCTGCGTCATCCCCCTGTATCCCTCGTTCGTCGCGTACCTGGTCTCTGCAAGCGAGGGCGATCGGCGACCCTCGGAAGCGCTGCTCGGCCTCCTCGTCGTCGCCGGCGTGCTGGCGTTCGTGACGGTCGTCGGCCTGCTGTGGACCGTCGTGCTGGGAGCGGGGGTCGCGGACGCCGTCGACCTCCTCTCGCCGATCGCCTTCGCCGTCCTCGCGGTCGTCGGCGCGGTGCTCGTCGTCGCGCCGAACGGGTTCGCCCGATTTCCGACGATAGAACCGCCCCACAGCAGGTATCCCACCCTGTCGGCGTTCGGCTACGGCTTCTTCTTCGGGGCGATCGTCATTCCCTGCAACCCGGGGCTGATCGCGCTGTTTTTCGGCCGATCGACGGTCGTCTTCCCCGGGTTCGACTCGGGACTGGAAGTGATGCTCGGCTTCCTTGCGTTCGGGCTGGGGATCGGCGCTCCGCTGCTGGCGTTCGCCGTCCTCTCGCAGTCGCTCGGCCGGCGTCTCACCCGGACGCTCGCACGCTACGGGTCGCCGTTGAACCGTCTCGTCGGCGTCGTCCTCGTGGTCGTCTCCGTCTACTACCTCGTGTTCGTGTTCGCCGTTCTCCCGGGAACCACGTGA
- a CDS encoding efflux RND transporter permease subunit produces the protein MSLPDRIANGVTGHSRIVIVVLLLLTALVGAGMPMIDDDSSLDQFESESAEAKALERIQGTDEDEGYFETEGEGNTTSVQVITRGDNVLTQESLIASLEFQQKIRNNESINETLAENDSITGVENIVAFTAITNERVAELESRGAELEQRRAQLENRTATLEEGFNETLALQREYANQTAAGDEEAAAATEAEIEAVVEETIAAAELDDEQAAEYEQRVGQAREIESQRWEIEQATDAPQENPEYQELTENLAQIRQGATVGIFADEYEQLEEDSQQLQEDRRALQENDEQPSLEEQIEAIEELDDEEYEQLLEQTLSSNDDEENFALALMPSSYDPGSTEAETRMTSISQSTQTGDGMEEMGGLDDRIVESQLEIRELATAQDEDYIVFGGGIITDEIDRSMGDSLAIVGPLALLFVVVALLVAYRDLLDIVLGVVGIVAVLVWTFGFMGWADIAFNQMFVAVPVLLIGLSIDYAIHVFMRHREQREAEGRSSTVRGSMRIALAGVGAALVWVTATTVIGFLSNLVSPIGPIREFGVVSSVGIVAALIVFGALIPALKVEIDEFLEGRGLDRRKRAFGTGGGRFSEILTIGSIAARKAPLVVLVLVLLLSAGGVYGASQVDTSFQEEDFLAESPPAWTEHLPAGMSPGEYHAKDDLEFVNQHFQREDSQAQILVEADGGGVDDPELLAAIDVARDDAAESDVVYTRADGEASVQDPLSTMESVAAQNESFNESFRAADTDGDGVPDENVTALYDQLYEADEQAASQVLHRTDGGEYDAARLIVGIEGGAAVGDTTDEMRAIADDIEDGNGRWSAIATGDPVVSHIVEQDLLNTVLESLLITLVAVFVFLSGAYYLTGNSATLGTVTLLPVAFTVSWILGTMYLIDMPFNVLTGMITSLTIGLGVAYSIHVSDRYMLELERQGNVWSALRTTVTGTGGALLGSAATTVGGFGTLAFAILPALRQFGIITGLTITYAFLASVVVLPTLLVLWTRYFGPDVSFDAPGAASPAAASDGGTPAERETDSTNDAGGTDE, from the coding sequence ATGAGCCTTCCAGATCGTATCGCAAACGGGGTCACGGGGCACTCTCGAATCGTCATCGTCGTCCTCCTGTTACTGACGGCGCTCGTCGGCGCGGGCATGCCGATGATCGACGACGATTCGTCGCTCGATCAGTTCGAGAGCGAGTCAGCGGAGGCGAAAGCTCTGGAGCGCATTCAAGGCACTGACGAGGACGAGGGCTACTTCGAGACCGAAGGCGAGGGGAACACGACCAGCGTGCAGGTGATCACACGCGGCGACAACGTACTCACGCAGGAGTCGCTGATCGCTTCGTTGGAATTCCAACAGAAGATCCGGAACAACGAGTCGATCAACGAGACGCTGGCGGAAAACGACTCGATCACCGGCGTCGAGAACATCGTCGCGTTCACCGCGATCACCAACGAGCGGGTGGCGGAACTCGAATCACGAGGCGCTGAACTCGAGCAGCGGCGGGCCCAACTCGAGAACAGAACGGCCACGCTCGAGGAGGGATTCAACGAGACGCTGGCCCTCCAACGGGAGTACGCGAACCAGACGGCCGCCGGTGACGAAGAAGCCGCCGCGGCGACGGAGGCCGAGATCGAGGCCGTCGTCGAGGAGACGATCGCCGCGGCCGAGCTGGACGACGAGCAGGCCGCCGAGTACGAGCAGCGAGTCGGCCAGGCTCGCGAGATCGAATCGCAGCGGTGGGAAATCGAACAGGCGACCGACGCTCCCCAGGAGAACCCCGAGTATCAGGAGCTGACCGAGAATTTAGCGCAGATCCGTCAGGGTGCCACGGTCGGCATCTTCGCGGACGAGTACGAGCAACTCGAAGAAGACTCCCAGCAACTCCAAGAGGATCGGCGGGCGCTCCAAGAAAACGACGAGCAACCGTCGCTCGAAGAGCAGATCGAGGCCATAGAAGAGCTCGACGACGAGGAGTACGAACAACTCCTCGAGCAGACGCTCTCGTCGAACGACGACGAGGAGAACTTCGCGCTCGCGCTGATGCCCTCGTCGTACGATCCGGGCAGCACCGAAGCCGAGACGCGGATGACCTCGATCAGCCAGTCGACTCAGACCGGCGACGGCATGGAGGAGATGGGCGGACTCGACGATCGAATCGTCGAGAGCCAACTCGAGATCCGCGAACTCGCCACCGCACAGGACGAAGACTATATCGTCTTCGGCGGCGGGATCATCACCGACGAGATCGACCGATCGATGGGCGACAGTCTCGCCATCGTCGGTCCGCTCGCGCTGCTGTTCGTCGTCGTCGCCCTGCTGGTCGCCTACCGCGACCTGCTCGACATCGTCCTAGGCGTCGTCGGCATCGTGGCCGTTCTCGTCTGGACGTTCGGCTTCATGGGCTGGGCGGACATCGCGTTCAACCAGATGTTCGTCGCGGTGCCCGTCCTACTGATCGGGCTCTCGATCGACTACGCGATTCACGTCTTCATGCGCCACCGCGAGCAGCGCGAGGCGGAAGGACGGTCCAGCACCGTCCGCGGCTCGATGCGGATCGCACTGGCCGGCGTCGGCGCCGCGCTCGTCTGGGTGACGGCGACGACGGTCATCGGCTTCCTCTCGAACCTCGTCAGCCCGATCGGCCCGATCCGGGAGTTCGGGGTCGTCAGCTCCGTCGGGATCGTCGCCGCGCTGATCGTCTTCGGCGCGCTGATCCCCGCGCTCAAGGTCGAAATCGACGAGTTCCTTGAAGGGCGCGGCCTGGACCGCCGCAAGCGCGCGTTCGGGACCGGCGGCGGCCGCTTCAGCGAGATCCTGACGATCGGTTCGATTGCCGCGCGAAAGGCGCCGCTGGTCGTCCTCGTGCTCGTCCTTCTCCTCTCGGCCGGCGGGGTCTACGGCGCGTCCCAGGTCGACACCAGCTTCCAGGAGGAAGACTTCCTCGCGGAGAGTCCGCCGGCGTGGACCGAGCACCTGCCGGCCGGAATGAGTCCCGGCGAGTACCACGCCAAGGACGATCTGGAGTTCGTCAACCAGCACTTCCAGCGCGAGGACAGCCAGGCCCAGATTCTCGTCGAAGCCGACGGCGGCGGCGTCGACGATCCCGAGTTGCTCGCGGCGATCGACGTGGCGCGCGACGACGCCGCGGAGAGCGACGTCGTCTACACGAGGGCGGACGGCGAGGCGAGCGTCCAGGACCCGCTGTCGACGATGGAATCGGTCGCCGCGCAGAACGAATCGTTCAACGAGTCGTTCCGGGCAGCCGACACCGACGGCGACGGCGTCCCCGACGAGAACGTCACGGCGCTGTACGACCAGCTGTACGAGGCCGACGAGCAAGCCGCGAGCCAGGTGCTCCATCGAACCGACGGCGGCGAGTACGACGCGGCGCGATTGATCGTCGGCATTGAGGGCGGCGCCGCCGTCGGCGACACGACCGACGAGATGCGCGCGATCGCCGACGACATCGAGGACGGCAACGGTCGCTGGAGCGCAATCGCCACCGGCGATCCAGTCGTCAGCCACATCGTCGAACAGGACCTGCTGAACACCGTCCTCGAGAGCCTGCTGATAACGCTCGTGGCCGTGTTCGTCTTCCTCTCGGGTGCGTACTACCTGACCGGCAACAGCGCGACGCTCGGAACCGTTACCCTGCTGCCGGTCGCGTTCACCGTCAGCTGGATCCTGGGAACGATGTATCTGATCGACATGCCCTTCAACGTGCTGACGGGGATGATCACGAGCCTCACCATCGGGCTCGGGGTCGCCTACAGCATCCACGTCAGCGACCGGTACATGCTCGAACTCGAGCGCCAGGGGAACGTCTGGTCGGCGCTGCGAACGACGGTCACCGGCACCGGCGGCGCCCTGCTCGGCAGCGCGGCGACGACCGTCGGCGGCTTCGGCACGCTCGCCTTCGCGATCCTCCCCGCGCTCCGCCAGTTCGGTATCATCACCGGACTGACGATCACCTACGCGTTCCTCGCGAGCGTCGTGGTCCTGCCGACGCTGCTGGTGCTCTGGACGCGGTACTTCGGTCCGGACGTGTCCTTCGACGCACCAGGAGCGGCTAGCCCCGCGGCGGCGAGCGACGGCGGCACGCCCGCCGAACGCGAAACGGACTCGACGAACGACGCCGGAGGGACCGACGAGTGA
- a CDS encoding TrmB family transcriptional regulator codes for MTNDENEAVDAFERLGLTSYEAKVFIALHRLGSGTARDVASVADVPRSQVYSVAESLEERGLLEVQQSSPIRYRPVSIEEARETLERRFERERERAFDYVDTVKRESATEETQEAIWTIRGRERIDDRVVDIVSNADRRLIFGTRLPELLTDEIAAALEDRAETGVDVVAFSGTEAVRDRFRGVDGIEVARPPAHRRDDDRSGRILIVDDDAILLSVVDDDGSETAIWSSGSLFASVLIQLIEANDKAPGEW; via the coding sequence GTGACGAACGACGAGAACGAAGCCGTAGACGCGTTCGAACGGCTCGGACTCACCAGCTACGAAGCCAAGGTGTTCATCGCCTTGCACCGACTCGGCTCCGGAACCGCTCGCGACGTCGCCAGCGTGGCCGACGTCCCTCGATCGCAGGTGTACAGCGTCGCCGAGAGCCTCGAAGAACGCGGCTTACTCGAGGTCCAGCAGTCGAGTCCGATCCGCTATCGCCCGGTCAGTATCGAGGAGGCGCGGGAGACGCTCGAGCGCCGGTTCGAGCGCGAACGGGAACGAGCGTTCGACTACGTCGATACCGTCAAACGGGAGTCGGCAACCGAGGAGACCCAGGAGGCCATCTGGACCATTCGAGGCCGCGAACGCATCGACGATCGCGTCGTCGACATCGTCTCCAACGCCGATCGACGCCTCATCTTCGGGACCCGTCTCCCCGAACTGCTCACCGACGAGATCGCGGCCGCGCTCGAAGACCGCGCCGAGACGGGCGTCGACGTCGTCGCGTTCAGCGGGACCGAAGCGGTCCGCGATCGGTTTCGCGGGGTCGACGGGATCGAGGTTGCCAGACCGCCGGCCCACCGGCGGGACGACGATCGATCGGGGCGGATCCTCATCGTCGACGACGACGCCATCCTGCTGTCGGTCGTCGACGACGACGGCAGCGAGACCGCGATCTGGAGTTCGGGGTCGCTGTTCGCCTCCGTGTTGATCCAGCTCATCGAAGCGAACGACAAGGCGCCGGGAGAGTGGTGA
- a CDS encoding TlpA family protein disulfide reductase yields MSIIDRGPVDRRRVLQVVGTSALASIAGCISDDGGTDGEGGEDVNPESVDVADDATWRTASLTDVTSDEEFRVADFDRPAIVHTFSRGCTACHAQQKQFADFYATAGDVEIVDLTIDPNDDPEKIRTYASEDGFEWRFGTSTEDVTRSLIDDFGRDVTTSAASPVIVVCPNGGVYSLDKVVDAGPLESVLDGNC; encoded by the coding sequence ATGAGTATCATCGATCGGGGACCGGTCGATCGCCGACGCGTGCTTCAGGTGGTCGGGACGAGCGCGCTGGCGTCGATAGCAGGGTGCATAAGCGACGACGGCGGTACGGACGGCGAAGGCGGGGAGGACGTGAACCCCGAGTCGGTCGACGTCGCGGATGACGCGACCTGGCGGACCGCTTCGCTCACGGACGTCACGTCCGACGAGGAGTTCCGCGTCGCGGACTTCGATCGGCCCGCCATCGTGCACACGTTCTCGCGAGGGTGTACGGCCTGTCACGCCCAGCAAAAGCAGTTCGCCGACTTCTACGCGACGGCGGGCGACGTCGAGATCGTCGACCTCACGATCGATCCGAACGACGATCCGGAGAAGATCCGGACCTACGCGTCGGAAGACGGCTTCGAGTGGCGGTTCGGGACGTCTACGGAAGACGTTACGAGGAGCCTCATCGACGACTTCGGGAGGGACGTAACCACCAGCGCGGCTTCACCGGTGATCGTCGTCTGTCCGAACGGCGGCGTCTATAGCCTCGACAAGGTCGTCGACGCCGGCCCGCTCGAGTCGGTGCTCGACGGGAACTGCTGA
- a CDS encoding DUF6360 family protein produces the protein MADRLMKVNAYTTLDLVDAVATGHDFETESFAVVNATSDRENPDRVRLQFELDNMTEEHLPAHMEELALTPDQARTIAADLEKHAARVEEAGDE, from the coding sequence ATGGCCGATCGACTGATGAAGGTCAACGCGTACACGACGCTCGACCTCGTCGACGCCGTCGCGACGGGGCACGACTTCGAGACAGAGTCGTTTGCCGTCGTGAACGCGACGTCGGACAGGGAGAACCCCGACCGCGTTCGACTGCAGTTCGAACTCGACAACATGACCGAGGAACACCTCCCCGCCCACATGGAGGAACTCGCGCTGACGCCCGATCAGGCGCGGACGATCGCCGCCGATCTCGAGAAACACGCCGCGCGCGTCGAAGAAGCCGGCGACGAGTAG